TCCCGGTGATCGACCAGCAGGCGTGAGGCGTCTTGGCGGGGACGGGCTCAGCTCGGTCCCCGCCATTGCGCGCCAGACCGGAACGGCGCGATCGTGTCTCGCACTCGGTGTGTGGCCGTCGCTCAGGGCTGCGCCCGCCCCGGCAGACCGCCCCGTGTCCCAGGGCCCTCGCGTCCGCGGCGCGGAGAGGCTTCGCTCCTCGGTGAGTGTGCGCTCACGCTTGCCGATGCCGGACTGCGGGCAAGCCGGCCTCGAGGTCAGGTGACCCGGCAGTGTGTCGTCAGGTAGCCGATCCCACCGATGGAGACGGTCACCGTGGAACGGTCGTGGAGGAAGACGGGAGGGGTGCGCGAGTAGCCGGCGCCGCCGGGGCTGCCGGTCGAGATGAGCGTGCCGGCCGGGATGGTCGCCGAGCGCGAAAGGAATTCGATGATCTCTGCCACCGAGCGCACCATGTCGGCGGTGGAAGCGTCCTGCAGGATGGCGCCGTCCACATTGGTGGTGAGCCACAGATCCTGCGGGTCCGGCACCTCGTCGGCTGTCACTGCGACCGGGCCGTTGGGCGTGAAGCCGTCGAAGGACTTGCAGCGCGACCACTGCGCTTCGGAGAATTGCAGGTCGCGGGCCGTTATGTCGTTCACGACGGTGTAGCCCCAGACGTAGTCTAGGGCATCCTGCGCCAGCACATCCCGAGCGGGTTTGCCGATGATCACGCCCAGTTCGGCCTCGTAGTCGACCTGTGTGGCGAGGTCGCCGGGCCAGGAGGTGGTCC
Above is a genomic segment from Leifsonia xyli subsp. xyli str. CTCB07 containing:
- a CDS encoding fumarylacetoacetate hydrolase family protein; the protein is MRFSHLSRTPDSKPRLAAVIGDGALFLDEMMAQAPRDLQELIERGEEALTDVRALVNEAVTAKTPLTLVQELRHASAVLRPPQVIAIGANYAAHASELKLRSEKAATVFSLWPNSLAGHGGTTSWPGDLATQVDYEAELGVIIGKPARDVLAQDALDYVWGYTVVNDITARDLQFSEAQWSRCKSFDGFTPNGPVAVTADEVPDPQDLWLTTNVDGAILQDASTADMVRSVAEIIEFLSRSATIPAGTLISTGSPGGAGYSRTPPVFLHDRSTVTVSIGGIGYLTTHCRVT